In the genome of Treponema pedis, one region contains:
- a CDS encoding RHS repeat domain-containing protein, with translation MKSNYLFKQPNYLTFRTAIEREQKQFIKIAFAVHLSAVISAERYRSDSEALKSAVLNFVFFIILKNKIEQSEAQSCLRKKLSLSEIPTDRTFENRWSRYKEPSKNKAEAYLVYVEHLFLRSDAGDARIFSKEMTHTDNHGDNDEQKAKRYYYHSDHLGSAQFVTDWRGRQYEHIEYTPYGELWIEEVAAGIDKLPFRFTGKELDEDTGLYYYGARYLDPKYSRWLSGDPALNDYMAGSSVGEGGIYNTVNFNVYHYGGNNPIKYVDPTGNDHIAGNQYTGGTLDWYFKMQNLNQSNNKHSADQNLLENRVIMGTNNIPDYGPCFIMSLFGIAQTRTGKNMTAEQVTTGIGYLIENDIVGMEKNKEYLVKNAIAIINYALNILGSDEQALKAKNANEAQASTVKTEKNTYGYGHFGEGDSEGKLVWDPLGEITIINIDRIDYFKFQTKEIKE, from the coding sequence ATGAAGAGTAATTATTTATTTAAGCAGCCTAACTATCTCACATTTCGGACAGCGATTGAAAGGGAGCAAAAGCAATTTATAAAAATTGCTTTTGCTGTACATCTTTCCGCAGTAATTTCTGCGGAAAGATACCGAAGCGATAGCGAAGCCCTGAAAAGCGCGGTGCTCAATTTTGTTTTCTTCATAATATTGAAAAACAAAATTGAGCAGTCCGAAGCTCAAAGCTGCTTACGCAAAAAGCTATCACTATCTGAAATCCCCACTGACAGGACTTTTGAAAATAGGTGGAGCAGATACAAGGAGCCTAGTAAAAATAAAGCGGAGGCGTATCTGGTATACGTCGAGCATTTATTTTTACGTAGCGACGCAGGAGATGCCCGCATATTTTCAAAAGAGATGACGCATACGGATAACCACGGAGATAACGATGAGCAAAAAGCAAAGCGTTACTACTACCACAGCGACCACTTAGGAAGTGCACAATTCGTAACCGACTGGCGAGGCAGACAGTATGAGCATATAGAGTATACACCTTACGGAGAGCTATGGATAGAAGAAGTTGCTGCGGGAATTGATAAACTGCCGTTTAGGTTTACGGGGAAAGAGCTTGACGAGGATACAGGACTTTACTACTATGGGGCGAGGTATCTTGATCCTAAGTATAGTAGGTGGCTGAGTGGTGATCCTGCACTGAATGATTACATGGCTGGTTCTTCTGTAGGAGAGGGCGGTATATATAATACGGTAAACTTTAACGTATACCATTACGGTGGCAATAACCCAATTAAATATGTAGATCCTACGGGAAATGATCATATTGCCGGTAATCAATATACCGGCGGAACATTAGATTGGTACTTCAAAATGCAGAATTTGAACCAATCTAATAATAAACATTCTGCCGATCAAAATTTACTTGAAAATCGAGTTATTATGGGAACAAATAATATCCCTGACTACGGGCCATGTTTTATTATGAGTTTATTTGGAATAGCGCAAACTCGAACGGGGAAAAATATGACGGCTGAACAAGTAACTACGGGAATTGGCTATCTTATTGAAAATGATATTGTTGGTATGGAAAAAAATAAGGAATATTTAGTAAAGAATGCTATAGCTATAATAAATTATGCCTTGAATATTTTAGGAAGCGATGAACAAGCCTTAAAGGCAAAAAATGCTAATGAAGCTCAAGCTTCAACGGTAAAAACAGAAAAAAATACTTATGGCTATGGACATTTTGGAGAAGGTGATTCGGAAGGGAAATTAGTGTGGGATCCTTTAGGTGAAATTACCATTATAAATATTGATAGAATTGATTATTTCAAATTTCAAACAAAGGAGATAAAAGAATGA
- a CDS encoding DUF7683 domain-containing protein, whose protein sequence is MTRCIKYFDKISEEYVGMHELPTTISLNDLTEFLGARVPEYDPMLYYCYEIYITDRPFYEKILNINLDFDKYDYFLECDA, encoded by the coding sequence ATGACTAGATGTATTAAATATTTTGATAAAATTTCTGAAGAATATGTAGGAATGCATGAACTTCCTACAACTATCAGCTTAAATGACCTTACAGAATTTTTGGGTGCTAGAGTACCAGAATATGATCCGATGCTTTATTATTGTTATGAAATTTACATAACTGATCGTCCTTTTTATGAAAAAATTTTAAACATAAATTTGGATTTCGATAAATATGATTACTTCTTGGAATGTGATGCTTAA
- a CDS encoding RHS repeat domain-containing protein encodes MKTRCLLKKSNYLLRTAIEAVHAVRQSRTSSPILFAVCISKKQALTGGKSLACEDKCSKKIGAVLVQQADRRSFEASAMPILVYFYIIMINKYMQSAKRRLLLNKSILSEVFSLTIGSEKTMTFENRHVGCKEREKINRRRTLCTLRINFFEATPQTACIFSTAMTHTDNSGDNEEQKEKRYYYHSDHLGSAQFVTDWRGKQYEHIEYTPYGELWVEETAPGIDKLPFRFTGKELDEETGLYYYGARYLDPKYSRWLSGDPALGEYIPKAPIDDEAKKHNENLPNGGVYNAINLHVFNYGNNNPIKYNDPTGEIPFMVVTGVIGAFIAGGYSIASDLTNGRNVNWKKAGAYAAAGGLAGLTLGGVAAMVTTTTPLVAGSATASFSSVTGLGVSTTGSAALGLPLASQIYEKFSHALTSAQLSSVKKVAEISHALKTHKNLTGELLDPGHITKLKNSMVGLQKSLISIQNSLKNPNLTQEARNVLKMAENEATSIINRIGELIN; translated from the coding sequence ATGAAAACTAGGTGTTTATTAAAAAAGTCTAACTATCTCCTCCGGACAGCGATTGAAGCAGTACATGCAGTGAGGCAAAGCCGAACTTCCAGCCCAATCCTTTTTGCGGTGTGTATAAGCAAAAAGCAAGCTCTGACCGGAGGAAAGAGCCTTGCCTGTGAAGACAAATGCAGCAAAAAGATTGGAGCGGTATTGGTGCAGCAAGCCGATAGGCGCAGCTTCGAAGCAAGCGCGATGCCGATACTTGTTTACTTTTATATTATAATGATAAACAAGTATATGCAGTCTGCCAAAAGAAGATTATTATTAAATAAAAGCATCTTATCGGAGGTTTTTTCGCTTACGATAGGAAGCGAAAAAACGATGACTTTTGAAAATAGACATGTTGGATGCAAGGAGCGAGAAAAAATTAACCGCAGGCGTACTTTATGTACGTTGAGGATTAATTTTTTTGAAGCGACGCCGCAGACGGCGTGTATATTTTCAACAGCGATGACCCACACGGATAACAGTGGAGACAATGAAGAGCAAAAGGAAAAGAGATACTACTACCATAGTGACCACTTAGGAAGCGCACAGTTTGTAACGGACTGGAGAGGGAAGCAATATGAACATATTGAATACACACCCTATGGAGAGTTATGGGTAGAGGAAACTGCACCTGGAATAGATAAACTTCCCTTTAGGTTTACGGGAAAAGAGCTTGATGAGGAAACGGGACTGTACTACTATGGAGCGAGGTACTTAGATCCGAAATATTCAAGGTGGCTGAGCGGAGATCCGGCATTAGGGGAGTACATTCCTAAAGCGCCCATTGACGATGAGGCTAAGAAACACAACGAAAACTTACCAAATGGTGGAGTTTATAATGCAATTAACTTGCATGTATTTAATTATGGTAATAATAATCCTATAAAATATAATGATCCTACCGGTGAAATTCCATTTATGGTTGTAACTGGTGTGATCGGTGCCTTTATTGCTGGTGGTTATAGTATTGCGAGTGATCTTACTAATGGACGAAATGTTAATTGGAAAAAAGCTGGTGCATATGCTGCTGCAGGTGGATTAGCAGGCTTAACATTAGGTGGCGTAGCTGCGATGGTCACAACTACAACACCTTTGGTAGCAGGTTCTGCAACAGCTAGTTTTAGTTCTGTTACTGGTCTTGGGGTAAGTACTACAGGAAGTGCTGCACTAGGATTACCTCTTGCTAGTCAAATTTATGAAAAATTTTCACATGCATTAACATCTGCTCAATTAAGCTCTGTAAAAAAAGTTGCTGAAATATCTCATGCGTTAAAAACTCATAAAAATTTGACTGGAGAATTATTAGATCCAGGACATATTACAAAACTTAAAAATAGTATGGTGGGATTACAAAAATCTCTAATAAGTATTCAAAATAGTTTAAAAAATCCTAATTTAACTCAAGAAGCCAGAAATGTACTTAAAATGGCAGAAAATGAAGCTACTTCTATAATTAATAGAATTGGAGAATTAATAAATTAA
- a CDS encoding colicin E3/pyocin S6 family cytotoxin has protein sequence MKYTDGRQTAAIGLAKILSKIWAVAFAEPTPAGEVIAAAATVCILYLYFVDNAESSLTILETPGSVNTINPKTEFPVYDSNKTIDGFPETNKNNVHNTFPDIDRSTNIFEKYIPAPDSIPDIPDAKIAKRKTLVQKGGALRKRWKDDKGNIYEWDSLHGELEKYNKRGIHQGVVDPNTGEQIETPKNDRKVEP, from the coding sequence GTGAAATATACGGATGGGAGGCAAACTGCTGCTATAGGTCTAGCAAAAATTTTGTCAAAAATATGGGCTGTTGCTTTTGCTGAACCAACACCTGCTGGTGAAGTTATAGCAGCGGCAGCTACTGTATGTATACTATATCTCTATTTTGTAGACAATGCGGAGTCAAGCCTCACTATTTTAGAAACACCTGGTTCGGTTAATACTATAAACCCTAAAACTGAATTTCCTGTATATGATAGTAATAAGACTATTGATGGTTTCCCTGAAACAAATAAAAATAATGTGCATAATACTTTTCCAGATATAGATAGAAGTACAAATATATTTGAAAAATATATTCCTGCTCCAGATAGTATTCCTGATATTCCGGATGCGAAGATTGCAAAAAGAAAAACTCTTGTGCAAAAAGGTGGAGCTTTAAGGAAACGGTGGAAAGATGATAAAGGAAATATATATGAGTGGGATTCACTGCATGGTGAATTAGAAAAATATAATAAACGGGGAATTCATCAAGGTGTTGTTGATCCCAATACTGGAGAACAGATTGAAACGCCGAAAAATGATAGAAAGGTGGAACCATAA
- a CDS encoding RHS repeat domain-containing protein: protein MCISKYGFWSDSVNACVKTPPEKDSSSKKIGAVLVQQAYRRSFEARAVLHQKPYILVQFLIISFAYAKLIRSKSPPSVSERNCKNKIEQSAAQSCLGTFELRVLPFGKTSEIQVLNLLNRPTYRTFENRHVGCKEREKINRRRTLCTLRINFFEATPQTACIFSKEMIHANNYGDNEEQKEKRYYYHSDHLGSAQFVTDWRGKQYEYIEYTPYGELWTYKSKTAKLFLTTYNNFLAKQPVGLIEETAPGIDKLPFRFTGKELDEETGLYYYGARYLDPKYSRWLSGDPSLSDYIPQAPVNDEAKKHNENLPGMGGVFNVVNLHVYHYAGNNPVKYIDPDGKDIIHLLDPDRAIVFGHSAALIGNDTDGWLYYSNDGDKSTTVAWFANLDEFQKHNYEPKDKKDNEGLGFNYKFRKRVETTTEQDKKMQDKAISLTNLTDAEVKSIKDGTTPERAMRTEQEKDKNKNIKKDKYRLFSNNCSQNVGKIAEAGGLVIENSLIPKEMDIMTKEEFLLKYPHGF from the coding sequence GTGTGTATAAGCAAATACGGTTTTTGGAGCGATAGCGTAAATGCTTGCGTAAAAACACCGCCTGAAAAAGACTCGAGCAGCAAAAAGATTGGAGCGGTATTGGTGCAGCAAGCCTATAGGCGCAGCTTCGAAGCAAGAGCGGTGCTCCATCAAAAACCGTACATCCTTGTACAGTTTTTGATAATAAGTTTTGCATACGCAAAACTTATACGCTCAAAATCACCGCCGTCCGTGTCGGAGAGAAATTGTAAAAACAAAATTGAGCAGTCCGCCGCTCAAAGCTGCCTAGGCACCTTTGAGCTTCGAGTTTTACCATTCGGCAAAACATCGGAGATTCAAGTTTTAAATTTACTAAACCGCCCCACTTATAGGACTTTTGAAAATAGACATGTTGGATGCAAGGAGCGAGAAAAAATTAACCGCAGGCGTACTTTATGTACGTTGAGGATTAATTTTTTTGAAGCGACGCCGCAGACGGCGTGTATATTTTCAAAAGAGATGATACATGCAAATAACTACGGCGATAACGAAGAACAAAAGGAAAAACGCTACTACTACCATAGTGACCATTTAGGAAGCGCACAATTCGTAACGGACTGGCGCGGTAAGCAATACGAATACATTGAATATACACCTTACGGGGAACTATGGACTTACAAGTCAAAAACAGCAAAGCTGTTTTTGACGACGTATAATAATTTCCTTGCAAAGCAGCCCGTAGGGCTGATAGAAGAGACTGCACCGGGAATAGATAAGTTACCGTTCAGGTTTACAGGGAAAGAGCTTGACGAAGAGACGGGACTGTATTATTATGGGGCTAGGTACCTTGACCCGAAGTATAGTAGGTGGTTGAGCGGCGACCCGTCGCTAAGCGACTATATACCGCAAGCACCGGTAAACGATGAAGCTAAAAAGCATAATGAAAATTTACCCGGAATGGGTGGTGTGTTTAATGTTGTAAACTTGCATGTATACCACTACGCGGGGAATAATCCGGTGAAATATATTGATCCGGATGGAAAAGATATAATTCATCTACTTGATCCTGATAGAGCCATAGTATTTGGTCATTCCGCCGCTCTGATAGGTAATGATACGGATGGTTGGTTATATTATTCGAATGATGGAGATAAGTCTACGACAGTAGCGTGGTTTGCAAATCTTGATGAATTTCAAAAACATAATTATGAACCTAAAGATAAAAAAGATAATGAAGGACTCGGGTTTAACTATAAATTTAGAAAAAGAGTGGAGACTACAACAGAACAAGATAAGAAAATGCAGGATAAAGCAATATCTTTGACTAACTTGACAGATGCTGAAGTTAAGAGTATTAAAGATGGTACTACCCCTGAAAGAGCAATGCGTACAGAACAAGAAAAAGACAAAAACAAAAACATAAAAAAAGATAAGTATAGATTATTTAGTAATAATTGTTCTCAAAATGTTGGCAAGATAGCAGAGGCTGGAGGATTAGTGATTGAAAATTCATTAATCCCCAAAGAAATGGATATTATGACAAAAGAAGAATTTCTATTAAAATATCCACATGGATTTTAG
- a CDS encoding polymorphic toxin type 44 domain-containing protein, whose amino-acid sequence MEANASDSAILNPFTFRKKVRNKGDWDYKNQKGTIYESGKYNNYFFNGEIITGDAPGNINYGYVGKAAWWASEKLLFKQAGKAQKAAGTSLPEWDKPPYYGDDPNDYNMIKKGIQLYEKRNK is encoded by the coding sequence ATGGAAGCAAACGCCTCTGATTCTGCTATTCTTAATCCATTTACATTCAGAAAAAAAGTTAGAAATAAAGGTGATTGGGATTATAAAAATCAAAAGGGAACTATATATGAATCTGGAAAGTATAATAATTATTTTTTTAATGGTGAAATTATAACAGGAGATGCACCTGGAAATATTAATTATGGATATGTTGGAAAGGCTGCTTGGTGGGCATCAGAAAAATTATTATTTAAACAAGCTGGAAAAGCACAAAAGGCAGCAGGAACCTCATTACCAGAATGGGATAAACCTCCATATTATGGAGATGATCCAAATGATTATAATATGATAAAAAAAGGAATTCAGTTATATGAAAAGAGAAATAAATAA